The sequence below is a genomic window from Macaca fascicularis isolate 582-1 chromosome 3, T2T-MFA8v1.1.
CACAGCTGCGGAGCCTCGGCCTCCGCCATTACCCCTCACCCTCCCGACCCCGCGTCCTCTCTCCCCTCACCCTTTCCACCCTGcgtcctctccccacccccatcttccTGGTGGAGACTTTGgtgttggggtgggggcgggggtggagcAGCAGGAGTGGGGAGGGCAGGTGCAGTCTTCCTGGATGTCGCCCCCGTCCTAATCCCAAATCCGCCTCCAGTGAACTTCGAACCCTGATGGCCTGGGCTGGGGCTAGGGGTGCTCGTCTGGTCCCACCCAACTGATAAATGGAGGCGACCCCGCAGGATTCCTTACTGTTCCCAGAACCCCCAACTGATGTGGGCACCAATTCCACTAGGAAAGTCGGGTGGGGACAGACGTGAAAGTGGGTGCTTCCCTGCCCGCCTCTGTCCTtggaggggttgggggtggagggacCCCATCTCTCGATGGCTCACTTTTCATCGCCCCCACCAAGGTGGGGCTTGGGGGTGGCTTTGGCCCTGGGTGGGATCTGCATAGGGGACTCTGGCGAATCCAATCCCATGGGCACCTTGGGCACTGTCAGGGGCTTGGGGGCGCCgaagagaaacagaagagaaactcGCCTCACTTCTAGGGTGACCCAGTCGGGTTCAGCCTGGggagcccctccccagcccctgacccAGCAGCTGGGGCAGGATAGCGGTGGTGGGGCGACCCCTGAGTCCCGGGGCTGCTCAATACCCCCCACCGGCACTTCCACCTCGGTTGCCTCCTCTGAGAAGTGGGTGAAGCGCAGCGCAGCAAAATGACTGCGTGGGAAGCGTTTAGAGTGTGCTGCATGCGGGTCGGAGCCGGGAACTCCGGGAGGGTCGTACTGCACGGCTGGGGACAGCGGTGTGCGCACGGGTGTGTACATGGGTACATGCGCGTGGGTGTGTGAGCGTGGGTGCGCGCATGGGTGTGTGCTCGTGGGTGTGTGCGCGTGGGTCAGTGCTTGCGGGTACACACACCTGCGCGGAAGAACCCGGGACGCAGCCGCCCTTCCTTGGTTTTGCCGGTGCATGTTTTCTGAGGTTTCTACCAGAGCCTGGTCTTGCAACAGGGGAGGCGCTGCCAACTCTACCCGGCCTAGGCTGCCGGTGGGCACTGGGAAGGGTCTGGGGGAACCCGTGCTCACACCAGGCCTCGATCTGCAGCTGGGGGTTAGGGGCTGAGCTTGGGGCGCCAGGGAAGGGTCACCAGTCGTTGGGGACAGGCCATCGCCGGCCATGGAGAACAGGTCAGCGTATCTGGGCGGGGCGGGCATCCAGGGCTCCTTTGTAGTTAAACTGCGCCCCCCCGAGGCAGCTGGGCTCCATCCAGGGTCCATGGATGGCGTGCAGGGGCCGTGACTGGGTGGGAGCTGCTGCATCTTTCTCCTGAAAACATCTCCGCAGTGATGGGTGCGGAGGCAGCGCACCGCTGAGTGGGCAGCACCTGCCACTGTCACCCAACAAGGCTCTGCTTCTGGTCCCCATGGTAGATTTGTGGAAACTTCGTGTGGGCCCATCCTGGAGAGACCCCTGCTCCTCTTGTTCATCCAAGCCTTGGTGGAAAGATTCTCAAGCCGCTGCCCTTTGGTTCTGAACGATCTGGGTAACCAGCTCCATCCAGGTGTCCCCCTTGGAAGTCTGGTGTGTTCTGTCTCATGTGTTGAGAAACCTGTTCTGAGAAGGCCGTGGGTTTTACCTGCCGCTGGAGGCCAACAGCTCTGGCGGGTCAGGGCCACCCCCCACTGTTTGGGTTccctgggggttgggggtggactTGGCTAGAGGGAGGCTGATGATGTCACAGACGGGGGAAAATCTGGACTGACAGGCCACAGAAAATTTCAGGCCCCAACAGCCAGGGAAGTGGGGAACTGGCTTCTCTCACCCCATGTTCCATGGTAGGGACCCCTGgagagtggtggtggtggtggtggggtacCCCAGGGAAGCAGGGGGCAGGGTCCCAgctacctccccacccccaggggcTAGGAAGACGATGGTAGGACCCAATCCATCTGAACCTATTGTCACCAACCCTGTTCTAATTGCGGGAGGGCCCTCCTCTCACTGAGGGTCTCCTCTCACTGAGGGACCTTGCAGGGAGAGTGGCACTGGAAAAGCGGGCCCAGTCGAGGGCATCTGCCCACACTCTCCAGAGGAGACAGAGGCCAGGTGATCTTAGACCTGCACTGAGGGTCCTGGGAACGTCTTGCTGGATTTCAGGGCCTCCTGGGATTGCAGCCCTGTGCACCCCTCTCAGTCCCACCCTGTTCCAGCTCCACTGCAGCTGGGGGGTTTCAGGAGCTGGGTGGTGGCATTGGTGTGGTATGGAGGGGACAGCAGGTGAGGAGGCAGCTCTGGTGGGGAGTGAGCCTGGGTGTGGGACCCTTGGGGATCCTGAAAACACTGGCCCCAAAGGAAACCCCCAAAGAGTGGCCAGCTTGGGCCCCAGATCCCATTGTGGGATCCCTAGGTCATGTACCCTTTGGCCTCTTTCCCTCTGACCTCTGCCGCTCCTGGCTAGACCTGGGGCCAAAGAAGAGGTGTTGCATTACCCTTCACAAGCACAAACAGAAGGCGTTGGCCATTTAAATAAAATGCCAGGGCTCCAGGGGAGAGGgaggccccaccccaccccacccaggagCTGGTTGACCACAGTGACACTCAGCTTCAGCTGTGCCTGCTGAGGGCCCTGCACAGAGGCCAACCTGGGCCCTGTCCCCGGGGTTCCTCAAACTCACCAGGGACAGGGAGGCATGGGGGCACCAGGCCCCTCCTGCCAAGGAGTCCTCTGGTCAGATGTGCCACCAGAGACATCACCACCTGAATCCTGGATTTGCAGCAGGGTCACCCTGAGAGGTGCAgatccaggaggcctgggctgcAGGGATGGGAGCCTGGAACTCAGCACCACTAGAAATGCTCCCACGACATGGCTAGGGTTGCCAAAGCCAGGGCTGTGTTTGCACAGAGGGccagagaaagaatgaaatagaacACTAGGCCGGGAGATGAGCACGCAGAGGCAGGCAAGGCCAGTTTATTCATTGTGTGAAGCACGTGGTGGGCAAGGGCGGCTGATGGCTTGGAGGAGAAGGGCAGGGGGGCCCAGGGACCTCCTGTGGCTGTGGGTGACTATTCTGCCAGGGAACACGTGGGGCCCCTCAATAATAGGAGAGGGCTGTCTCGTGGTCACCTGGGCCTGGCTTGGAGGTAGTGGATGGGTAAGCCGTGGTTGTGGGGTGTGAGGTCAGCCAGCTTGCACACTGCGGTGTGTACCAGTGTGGTGTGTACTAGTGCGGCGTGTATTAGTGCGTGTGCTGAGAGGTCAGCAGTGGGAGAGGTTGGGGGGAACCTGAGCCTGGCTCGTCCTAGGGGACTTGCCCGTCAGTAGCTGGGCTTCTGGCCTGAGCAGAGGCCTCAGCAGGCCAGGCAGAGCACACAGGGCGGCAGAGGCGGGACATGCAGGAGGCCAGGCAGCAGTGGCTGGGCTGGCAGGAGAAGGCGGGCACACAACAGGAGGGGACGGGCACACAGCAGGTGGGCCTGCACACAGGGCGGCAGAGGAGGGACATGGAGGAGGAGGGTCTGCAGCAGGAGGAGGTGCAGCAAACCGGCTGGCAGCTAGACTGCTGGCAGCACAGAGAGGAAGCCCCAGAGCAGACAGGCACACAGCAGACGGGCTTGCAGCAGACAAGCTTGCAGCAGATGGGCACGCAGCAGCCCTGCTGGCAGGGGGAGGAGGTGCAGCAACCCGGCTGGCAGCTAGACTGCTGGCAGCATGAAGTGGAAGCCCCAGAGCAGACgggcacacagcagagggacttACAGCACACACGCTTGGAGCAGACGGGCACACAGGAGGACTGCTGACACGGGGAGGAGGTGCAGCAAGCTGTTTGGCAGCTAGACTGCTGGCAGCATGAAGAGGAATCCTCAGAGCAGGTGGGCGCAAAGCAGACGGGCTTGCAGCAGATGGGCATGCAGCAGGCCTGCTGGCAGGGGGAGGAGGTGCAGCAAGCCAACTGGCAGCTAGACTGCTGGCAGCACGAGGACGTGCAGGAGCTGGTGCAGCCTGATTGGCAGGGGCTGGGCTCACAGGCCGCCTGGCAGCAGGGGCTGGACACACAGCTCACTGGGGTGCAGACCAGGGTCAGGCAGGAGGCCGGGGCGCAGCAGCTGGGGGCACAGCAGGGGGGCTCGCAGCAGCTCTCTGGGCAGTCGTCCACCTGCCAGGAGTCAAAGCAAGAGTCACAGGAACCAGGAAGGCAGACGCGGCTGCTGTAGCTCAGGTCACTGGAGCAGATAGACATGGTGGACGTGGCCATGCTGGGAGTTGAGCTAGGGGAGATGGAAGAGAGTGGGTGAGGGTGtgggggggagtgggggagggagtaGGTGAGGGAGTAGGGGGAAGTaggggagggatgggggagggagtgACAGAGGGAGTTGGGGGAAGtggggggagaaggggaggaagtgggggaggggtgggtgagggagtgggaggtggggggagtgGAGGTAGTGGGTGAGGGAGTGGGGGTAGTGGGTGAGCAAGtgagggggagaaggagagggagtcGGGGGGAGTGGAAGGGGGAGTGAGGGGAGCGGGGGAGGGAATGGGGGAAGTGGGGGGAAGTGGAGAGGGGAGTGGATGAGGGagtgaggggaaggggagggagtgagaggaaggggagggagtgggggaggggtaAGTGGGGAGTGCAGGGGGGAGTGGGTGAGCGGGGAGcgggggagggagtgggggagggagtgcGAGGCTCTCGGGGCTGGGAGCTTTTATATCCCTATGTGTTGGGTGTTGTCTTAGTAAGAGGCTTCTCAGTGTTCCTCTTTCCTTGTTGGTGTTTGGAGCCGGCTCTTGGGAACCCCTCATCAGGGCTGGTTTATTTTCCCCGGAGAGGCTCCCCCGTCATAAAAGCCCTGGCTGCGCTGGGTCTGGGCTGGCAGGTCCTGACTGGGTCTTCTCAGTGGGTAGGACCTACTCCTCAGTGGGTAGGGAGGATCACGCTCCGGAGTGTGAACACTTGGGTGCCGGGCTCTCATCTTGGGGGACCCAATGACAGGGTGACTTGGACTCTGAGCTCACAGAATAGCTCATGCTTGAGCCCCGCTCTGGGGCCTGGAGCCCCTTTCCATTTGTGTTTGTCGCCAGGTCTCTGCAGGTGAAGGGAGGGTGGTGATTCCAGGCCCGGCTCTGCCCGTGACTGTGGCCCACTGTTCCTGCCTCAGGCTGCGCCCTGGATGTCTGTGTCCTGCCTGGGGTGCCAGCAGCCCACGAGATTTTTCTGCCAGTTGAGACACGTGGGCTCCAGGTCGTGGGATTGTGTCTGTGGGCAGGGGACCAGGTGGCTGGCATCCGGCTCAGCAGCGGCCGGCACACGGAGGTGTGAGTCCCTTCCAGCCACACCTGCTCACAGCGCCTGTGGTGCGGGCCCAGCAGGGGCTCAGCCAGGTGTGTGGCCGCGTTGCACGTCGCAGGCTGGGGGCTCCGGAGGCCTCGTGGGCTTGGCTTTAGCCTCTGCTGCCCGCCAAGGAGGTGGTTGGCGCTGCTTCTGCATCTTCTTCTGCCACGTTGTGCGTGAGCACAGACCCTCATGCCCAGTGCACCTTTCCCGGGGGCCAAGCCGAGGCGTCTGTCCACGGGCCCGTGGACAACCCCTGGGCTGCTCATTGGTGGTCAGAAGACAGTGACTGATGCTCTGCCAGGGATGAAAGTTGTGGTGTCCACTTTCAAGGAGGCAGTGGgcaggcaccactgcactcaggctgCCCAGGCCCTGGGCTAGCAGGACAGAGACAGCCACCTGTGGGCAGGCAGGGAGCGAGGAGACTGCACTGCAGCAGGCAGCAGGTGCCTGTGGGGCACACAGGGGCAGCTGGAACACCACAGCCACTGGAGggtgggagcccgaggcagggaGGCCCTGCAAGGAGGCGAGGCAGTCAGGTCCTTGAAGACTGAGAGCACCTTCGTCCGCCAGGGATTGAAGGGGCTAGACCTGACCCATTAGAAGGCTGGGGCTCTATTTCGCGATTGCTATTTCATTATTACTGTCGTCTGAAAGATGTTTTAAACCAGAATACCCGGAAATTGTGCAAGTTACGTCGATCATACAATGCTTCACATACATTTGCAGAGTTTCTTGTGGCTGCTCTAATAAATCATCGCTAACTTGATGGtttaaaaaacagacatgtaTTCTGTTATTCTGGAGGCCAGATGCCTGGGAGCAGTGTTACTGAGAGCGAGCGAGGAGTCCGCAGAGCTGTGCTCCCtgccagaggctcagggaggccCCTTTGTtcctcttccagcttttgctcagtGGGGTGGATGGTGGCCTCTGCCCGCATCGCTTCAGTCTCCACCCCTGTGCTCACGCGGACGCCGCCTCTCCCGGGTggtttctctgcctccctctcataGGAACATGTGTGACGGCACTAGGGTCTCCTGGCTAAGGCAGGATCATCTCATATCTCAGAGCTCTGAACTTGGCTCAGAGATAGAAGACAGGGAACATGGATCTCGCAGAAGGAAAACAGGGCAAGAGATGCTGGAGGCTGGAAGGGCGGGGCAGGGAGGATAGGCAGAGGCTTGTTGAAGGACACAGAATTGCAGCTGGTCAGGAGGGACATGTTCTAGTATTCTATAGCAGGGGGTCCCAACCCTGGTACCGGGGACCACTATggccatggcctgttaggaattgGGCTGCACAGTCGGAGGCGATTGGCAGGCGAGTGAGcgttaccgcctgagctccgcctcctgccaGATCGGTGGCAGCACTGGATTCTCAGAGGAGCATGAACCCTGCTGTGAACTGTGCGTGTGACGGGTCTATgtcgctccttatgagaatctaatgtctgatgatctgccACTGTCTCCCCTCACCCCCTGATGGGACCATCtaattgcaggaaaacaagctcaggctcccactgattccaCATGGTGGTGagctgtataattatttcattatatattacaatgtgaTAGTGGAAATAAAgggcacaataaatgtaatgcgcttgaatcatccccaaaccatcccttccctggtctgtggaaaagtCGTCTTCCGCAAAACTGGTCCCTGGGCCataaaggttggggaccgctctTCTAGatagcactgtaggatgactgtAAATCAGCAAGAATATATGGTTTCAAGTCACTGGAAGGAAGGAATCAAATGTTCCCCACAGAAACAGTCCATGTTTAAGGTGATGGGAGCTCTGGGCCTCCCGACCTGACCACTCCACGCTGTCCCAATGGAAGCATCTCTGGGAACCACATGGATATGTACAACGATGATGtgtctgtttaaaaaatgttcaaggaTCTTAATCAGCAACCTGTAGTCAATCTGCAAAGTGCTTTTTCTCACTATAAGGGCAGATTCACAGCTTCTAGGGATGAGGCTGGGGACATCGTCTGGGGGAGTGTCATTTCGCCACCACACCTTCTTTCCCGGTGTTCTGTTGGTTTCTGCCTCTGTCCACCTCTCACCCCTCACTTggcttgtgtgaccttggaagaTCACCCTGTGGGCTGCGGTTTCCTCTTCTGCAAGATGGGGTCATGGTCCGCCCACCCCACAGGGCCACGTGAGGATTATGTGGTTCAAAACAGGTCACGAAGGCTTCCTGAAGGTCAGCCACTGTTTTTATTGGCCACGAGGCAATATCGAGCTGAACAGTGACGCCTGAATTTCCTCTCAAGCCTGGAAAGCCTGGGATGCCCTGAGGTGGAAGGTTTCACTGCTGTAGGTGGGTTTGACCAGACACTGCTGCGGGGCTGAGGCTTCAGGGCCTCCGGGAGTTCCTTAACCATGAAGTTCCCACTGCCCGGCCCCAAGGCGGGTTCAAACCACTGACTTCATGGATATAGTGTAGTTCTAACAAAATAGAAAGCCTCATGCGGCCCCCCCGGGGCTTCCAGGCCCTGCTCACAGTGTGCTGTTTGGCTGGCAAGGCGGGGCTCTGGGAAGTCCCTGCTCCCTCCGCCCTTCTCGTGTGGACTGGCCTCCTCTCTCTGGTCCTTCAACACTGAGGGACTGCAGGGATGGGCTGAGGGACTGCACGGGGGGCGGCAGAGGAGGGGCCCCAGCAAGCACAGCGGAATGGCTCTCCCTGCCAAACACACGTGGCACCCAGCACGGCCCCCAGCCTTTCTGCCGCCGGCCCTTTGCTTCCCGCTCTCTAGCCGTCCGTCATGGTGGTGGAAGCCTGGACTGAAAGGCACAGTGTCTTCTAAAGTCACGaacttcttcctgtctttctccaAAATCAGCATCTTCTCCTGGACAAAGAACATGctttcttccaaaaataaattctgtagAGGAATCTCGGTTGTCACGGGGCACTCTCAAAGCATGGGCGTCTCCCAGGATGCTCTCACCTGTGGACATGGCTGTTGACAGCCCT
It includes:
- the LOC102127220 gene encoding uncharacterized protein is translated as MATSTMSICSSDLSYSSRVCLPGSCDSCFDSWQVDDCPESCCEPPCCAPSCCAPASCLTLVCTPVSCVSSPCCQAACEPSPCQSGCTSSCTSSCCQQSSCQLACCTSSPCQQACCMPICCKPVCFAPTCSEDSSSCCQQSSCQTACCTSSPCQQSSCVPVCSKRVCCKSLCCVPVCSGASTSCCQQSSCQPGCCTSSPCQQGCCVPICCKLVCCKPVCCVPVCSGASSLCCQQSSCQPVCCTSSCCRPSSSMSLLCRPVCRPTCCVPVPSCCVPAFSCQPSHCCLASCMSRLCRPVCSAWPAEASAQARSPATDGQVP